Proteins encoded in a region of the Amia ocellicauda isolate fAmiCal2 chromosome 19, fAmiCal2.hap1, whole genome shotgun sequence genome:
- the rnf2 gene encoding E3 ubiquitin-protein ligase RING2 isoform X1, which translates to MNMYFPTFPKVHCGTVARHIEICEKALGSAVHLKQKISAAMTQTVQTNGVQPLSKTWELSLYELQRTPQEAITDGLEIAVSPRSLHSELMCPICLDMLKNTMTTKECLHRFCADCIITALRSGNKECPTCRKKLVSKRSLRPDPNFDALISKIYPSRDEYEAHQERVLARISKHNNQQALSHSIEEGLKIQALNRLPRGKKHQIENGSGAEDNGDSSHCSNASVHSNQEAGPSIKRTKTSDDSGLDMDNTTENGAGDLALDGACEIELVFRPHPTLMEKDDATLTSIRFVPRYIKTSGNATVDHLSKYLAVRLALEELRKNGDTNPINVEAASEKQYTIYIPTANSQFTVLNGSFSLELVSEKYWKVNKPMELYFAPTKEHK; encoded by the exons ATGAATATGTATTTCCCTACGTTTCCCAAAGTCCATTGCGGAACCGTCGCTCGCCATATTGAGATTTGTGAGAAAGCGCTGGGAAGTGCAGTGcacttaaaacagaaaat TTCTGCAGCAATGACCCAGACAGTGCAGACCAATGGGGTTCAGCCCCTCAGTAAAACCTGGGAACTCAGTCTCTATGAGTTGCAGAGGACTCCTCAG GAGGCCATCACAGACGGGCTGGAGATCGCCGTGTCCCCACGCAGCCTGCACAGCGAGCTGATGTGCCCCATCTGCCTGGACATGCTGAAGAACACCATGACCACCAAGGAGTGTCTGCACCGCTTCTGCGCCGACTGCATCATCACCGCGCTGCGCAGCGG GAACAAGGAGTGCCCAACCTGCCGGAAGAAGCTGGTGTCCAAGCGTTCTCTTCGGCCAGATCCAAACTTCGACGCGCTGATCAGCAAGATCTACCCCAGCAGAGACGAATACGAGGCCCACCAAGAGAGAGTCCTGGCCCGCATCAGCAAGCACAACAACCAGCAGGCTCTGAGCCACAGCATCGAGGAGGGCCTGAAGATCCAGGCCTTGAACCG TCTTccgaggggaaaaaaacaccagATTGAGAACGGCAGTGGCGCCGAGGACAACGGGGACAGCTCCCACTGCAGTAACGCCTCCGTGCACAGCAACCAGGAGGCAGGGCCCAGCATCAAACGGACAAAGACATCGGACGACTCGGGCCTCGACATGGACAACACTACTGAGAACGGGGCGGGAGACCTGGCCTTGGATGGGGCCTGCGAGATTGAACTGGTCTTTCGGCCCCACCCAACACTGATGGAGAAAGACGATGCTACACTGaccag TATCCGGTTTGTTCCCAGGTACATCAAGACTTCTGGGAACGCCACGGTCGACCACCTCTCCAAGTACCTGGCGGTCAGATTAGCCCTAGAAGAACTGCGGAAGAACGGAGATACCAATCCCATCAACGTGGAGGCTGCCAGTGAGAAGCAGTACACCATCTACATCCCTACTGCCAACAGCCAATTCACA GTTCTGAATGGGTCCTTCTCCTTGGAGCTGGTCAGTGAGAAGTACTGGAAGGTCAACAAGCCCATGGAGCTTTACTTTGCACCGACCAAGGAGCACAAATAG
- the rnf2 gene encoding E3 ubiquitin-protein ligase RING2 isoform X2, with product MNMYFPTFPKVHCGTVARHIEICEKALGSAVHLKQKISAAMTQTVQTNGVQPLSKTWELSLYELQRTPQEAITDGLEIAVSPRSLHSELMCPICLDMLKNTMTTKECLHRFCADCIITALRSGNKECPTCRKKLVSKRSLRPDPNFDALISKIYPSRDEYEAHQERVLARISKHNNQQALSHSIEEGLKIQALNRLPRGKKHQIENGSGAEDNGDSSHCSNASVHSNQEAGPSIKRTKTSDDSGLDMDNTTENGAGDLALDGACEIELVFRPHPTLMEKDDATLTRYIKTSGNATVDHLSKYLAVRLALEELRKNGDTNPINVEAASEKQYTIYIPTANSQFTVLNGSFSLELVSEKYWKVNKPMELYFAPTKEHK from the exons ATGAATATGTATTTCCCTACGTTTCCCAAAGTCCATTGCGGAACCGTCGCTCGCCATATTGAGATTTGTGAGAAAGCGCTGGGAAGTGCAGTGcacttaaaacagaaaat TTCTGCAGCAATGACCCAGACAGTGCAGACCAATGGGGTTCAGCCCCTCAGTAAAACCTGGGAACTCAGTCTCTATGAGTTGCAGAGGACTCCTCAG GAGGCCATCACAGACGGGCTGGAGATCGCCGTGTCCCCACGCAGCCTGCACAGCGAGCTGATGTGCCCCATCTGCCTGGACATGCTGAAGAACACCATGACCACCAAGGAGTGTCTGCACCGCTTCTGCGCCGACTGCATCATCACCGCGCTGCGCAGCGG GAACAAGGAGTGCCCAACCTGCCGGAAGAAGCTGGTGTCCAAGCGTTCTCTTCGGCCAGATCCAAACTTCGACGCGCTGATCAGCAAGATCTACCCCAGCAGAGACGAATACGAGGCCCACCAAGAGAGAGTCCTGGCCCGCATCAGCAAGCACAACAACCAGCAGGCTCTGAGCCACAGCATCGAGGAGGGCCTGAAGATCCAGGCCTTGAACCG TCTTccgaggggaaaaaaacaccagATTGAGAACGGCAGTGGCGCCGAGGACAACGGGGACAGCTCCCACTGCAGTAACGCCTCCGTGCACAGCAACCAGGAGGCAGGGCCCAGCATCAAACGGACAAAGACATCGGACGACTCGGGCCTCGACATGGACAACACTACTGAGAACGGGGCGGGAGACCTGGCCTTGGATGGGGCCTGCGAGATTGAACTGGTCTTTCGGCCCCACCCAACACTGATGGAGAAAGACGATGCTACACTGaccag GTACATCAAGACTTCTGGGAACGCCACGGTCGACCACCTCTCCAAGTACCTGGCGGTCAGATTAGCCCTAGAAGAACTGCGGAAGAACGGAGATACCAATCCCATCAACGTGGAGGCTGCCAGTGAGAAGCAGTACACCATCTACATCCCTACTGCCAACAGCCAATTCACA GTTCTGAATGGGTCCTTCTCCTTGGAGCTGGTCAGTGAGAAGTACTGGAAGGTCAACAAGCCCATGGAGCTTTACTTTGCACCGACCAAGGAGCACAAATAG
- the trmt1l gene encoding TRMT1-like protein: protein MAELKEGDALQLHQEDVDANRASSESRSGEGEAEEVKCEQDENATSASGDAHDSGVSKEPELDNGEASASCTERHISIQTQLQGLEKLVDLKGAGRKACPLCPEEKFKACYNHKLRRHLQNLHWKVYVEFEGHRMCICHLPCRQLKPNLNGDQPSSRLVAHYHCIVCSVTIARKTDMVSHLKRHVNKGETEASYTGETDVPIEIKAPAGQSCEIMKELGTNVQLLPNYSTPQKSDTYFNRKMKVNRQLVFCSLAVLAEERNPLECLDAFGATGIMGLQWAKHLSSAVKVTISDINETCVKMIRENCHLNHMRAEGGRGPRHADPEGTEEEEGHVASVEIIKMDANVIMHLRSFDYIHLDPFGTAVNYLDAAFRNVRNLGIVSVTSTDTGSLYSKALNMTLRHYGCHIVRTEYYKELAARMVLASVARAAARCNKGIEVLLAVALEHFLLVVVRVLRGPTQADESAKKIRQLIHCQWCEERVFLKAGSMVEENLYRQLPCNCHESMPGKTAVELGPLWAGPLFNTGFLRRMLFEAVQHGMDDIQALVKTLLCESECTTLKQFSITSPLKHINQEECGVFIQISQRPEDTATAEQSAMQGKRKTNEETGNMLKRQKSEPPMEHPPFYYSIHRHSIRGMNMPKLNKFLQYLTEAGFRVSRTHFDPTGVRTDATLAQFKSVLTQYSVPTYTAGQTGGHSVGTDEGNWKVE, encoded by the exons ATGGCGGAGCTGAAGGAAGGAGACGCTTTACAGCTACACCAGGAGGACGTCGACGCAAATA GAGCTTCTAGCGAATCTAGGTCTGGAGAGGGAGAAGCGGAGGAGGTGAAGTGTGAGCAAGACGAGAATGCAACCAGTGCCAGTGGAGATGCCCATGACAGTGGCGTCAGCAAGGAGCCAGAGCTGGATAATGGGGAAGCATCTGCATCTTGCACAG AGAGGCACATTTCTATTCAGACTCAGCTGCAAGGACTGGAGAAGCTGGTAGACTTAAAAGGAG CTGGTAGGAAAGCATGCCCACTATGCCCCGAGGAGAAGTTTAAAGCCTGTTACAATCACAAACTGCGCCGCCACTTACAGAATCTGCACTGGAAGGTTTATGTAGAGTTTGAAG gGCACAGGATGTGTATCTGTCATCTTCCTTGCAGACAACTGAAGCCAAACCTGAATGGAGATCAG CCTTCAAGCCGATTGGTGGCTCATTACCACTGCATTGTGTGTTCGGTGACCATCGCTCGCAAGACTGACATGGTTAGTCACCTCAAACGCCACGTGAACAAAGGGGAGACCGAAGCCAGCTACACTGGAGAGACGGACGTCCCCATTGAAATTAAAG CTCCTGCTGGGCAGTCCTGTGAAATTATGAAGGAGCTGGGCACCAACGTCCAACTGCTTCCGAACTACAGCACTCCACAGAAGAGCGACACCTACTTCAACCGCAAGATGAAAGTAAACAG ACAGCTGGTGTTCTGTTCTTTGGCGGTTCTGGCAGAGGAGCGAAATCCACTAGAGTGCCTGGATGCTTTTGGAGCAACAG GCATCATGGGCTTGCAGTGGGCCAAGCATCTGAGCAGCGCGGTGAAGGTCACCATCAGCGACATCAACGAGACGTGTGTGAAGATGATCAGGGAGAACTGCCACCTCAATCACATGAGGGCGGAGGGAGGCCGTGGCCCCCGGCATGCAGACCCCGAGGGcaccgaggaggaggagggtcaCGTAGCCTCAGTTGAAATCATCAAGATGGATGCCAATGTCATCATGCACCTGCGCTCCTTCGATTACAT ACACCTGGACCCGTTTGGTACAGCCGTGAATTATCTCGATGCCGCCTTCAGGAACGTACGCAATCTGGGCATCGTGTCGGTGACCTCCACGGACACTGGCTCTCTTTACTCCAAAGCTCTGAACATGACACTGAGGCACTATGGCTGTCATATAGTCAGGACAGAGTACTATAAGGAGCTGGCGGCCAGGATGGTGTTGGCTTCGGTGGCAAG GGCAGCGGCGCGCTGTAACAAGGGCATCGAGGTGCTGTTGGCAGTGGCACTGGAGCACTTTCTCCTGGTGGTGGTGCGAGTGCTGAGAGGCCCCACACAGGCGGACGAATCTGCCAAGAAGATCCGCCAGCTCATCCACTGCCAGTGGTGTGAGGAGAGGGTGTTCCTGAAAGCTGGCAGCATGGTTGAGG AAAACCTGTACAGGCAGCTACCCTGTAACTGCCATGAAAGCATGCCGGGCAAAACAGCGGTCGAACTGGGGCCACTCTG GGCGGGTCCTCTTTTCAACACCGGCTTTCTGAGAAGGATGCTATTTGAAGCAGTTCAGCACGGGATGGATGACATCCAGGCTCTTGTGAAGACACTGCTCTGCGAGTCGGAGTGCACGACGCTCAAACAATTCTCCATCACCAGCCCACTGAAACACATCAACCAAG AGGAATGCGGGGTGTTCATTCAAATCTCGCAGAGACCAGAAGACACGGCCACGGCTGAACAGTCAGCGATGCAAG gaaagaggaaaacaaatgaaGAAACGGGGAATATGCTGAAGAGGCAGAAATCGGAGCCCCCTATGGAACATCCTCCATTCTACTACAGCATCCATCGCCACAGTATCCGGGGAATGAACATGCCAAA GTTGAATAAATTCCTGCAGTACCTCACGGAAGCCGGGTTCAGAGTGAGCCGGACTCATTTTGACCCGACGGGAGTCCGCACAGACGCCACCCTGGCCCAGTTTAAGTCGGTCCTCACCCAGTACAGCGTGCCCACCTACACTGCGGGCCAAACCGGAGGCCACAGCGTCGGCACTGATGAGGGAAACTGGAAGGTTGAGTGA